A single Theropithecus gelada isolate Dixy chromosome 7b, Tgel_1.0, whole genome shotgun sequence DNA region contains:
- the LOC112629439 gene encoding putative serpin A13: MRAEPWTPCCTMRHLLALLSLQASYQGPQRMETPWWWPLVTVLMAGAHCVALVDQEASDLIHSGPQDSSPGPALPCHKISVSNIDFAFKLYRQLAVNAPGENILFSPVSLSLALAMLSRGAPGASRTKLLEGLGFNLTVVPEAEIQEGFWDLMLRLPGQGPRLLLTMAQHRFSGLGTRANQSLEEAQKHIDEYIEKQTQGKLGAWEKDLSSETTAVLVNHMLLRAEWMKPFDSRATSPKEFFVDEHRAVWVPMMKEKASHRFLHDPELQCSVLQMDHAGNTTTFFIFPNRGKMRQLEDALLPETLIKWDSLLRTRELDFHFPKFSISRTYRLEMLLPQVTVGGGFPGQPGLNISKVTHKAMMTLDEKGSEAAVATSIQLTPRPHPDLDLSPTPGTEFSRPFLVMTFHMETGSMLFLGKIVNPLG; the protein is encoded by the exons ATGCGAGCAGAGCCCTGGACTCCTTGCTGTACCATGAGGCACCTCCTGGCCCTCCTCTCCTTACAAGCTTCCT ACCAAGGACCCCAGAGGATGGAAACCCCTTGGTGGTGGCCGCTGGTCACTGTGCTCATGGCTGGGGCTCATTGTGTGGCTCTGGTTGACCAAGAAGCTTCGGATCTCATCCATTCTGGCCCCCAGGACAGCAGCCCtgggcctgccctgccctgccacaAAATCTCTGTGAGCAACATAGACTTTGCCTTCAAACTCTACAGACAGTTGGCTGTGAACGCCCCTGGAGAGAACATTCTCTTCTCCCCGGTGAGCCTCTCCCTGGCCTTGGCCATGCTTTCTCGGGGGGCCCCAGGGGCCAGCAGGACCAAACTCCTGGAGGGCCTGGGGTTCAACCTCACTGTGGTGCCTGAGGCGGAGATCCAGGAGGGCTTCTGGGATCTGATGCTCAGGCTCCCTGGGCAGGGTCCCCGGCTCCTCTTGACCATGGCCCAGCACAGGTTCAGCGGCCTGGGCACAAGGGCCAACCAGAGCCTAGAGGAGGCCCAAAAACACATTGACGAATACATAGAGAAGCAGACCCAGGGGAAGCTTGGGGCCTGGGAGAAGGACCTCAGCAGTGAAACCACAGCAGTTCTGGTGAATCACATGCTCCTCAGAG CTGAGTGGATGAAACCCTTTGACTCACGTGCCACCAGCCCAAAGGAGTTCTTTGTAGATGAGCACAGGGCTGTGTGGGTGCCCATGATGAAGGAGAAGGCCAGCCACCGCTTCCTGCATGACCCTGAGTTGCAATGCTCTGTGCTGCAGATGGACCATGCTGGGAACACCACCACCTTCTTCATCTTCCCCAACAGGGGCAAGATGAGGCAGCTGGAAGATGCCTTGCTGCCCGAAACACTGATTAAGTGGGACAGTCTGCTCAGGACCAG AGAACTCGATTTCCACTTCCCCaaattttccatttctagaaCCTACAGACTGGAGATGCTCCTCCCACAAGTGACTGTGGGTGGAGGCTTCCCTGGGCAGCCTGGACTGAACATCTCTAAA GTCACTCATAAGGCCATGATGACTCTGGATGAGAAGGGCTCTGAAGCTGCTGTAGCCACCAGCATTCAGCTTACCCCCAGGCCTCACCCAGACCTTGACCTCTCACCCACTCCAGGCACTGAGTTCAGTCGGCCCTTCCTGGTGATGACTTTCCACATGGAAACGGGAAGCATGCTTTTTCTGGGGAAGATTGTAAATCCACTGGGATAA